The following nucleotide sequence is from Burkholderia gladioli.
ATCGTGCAGATAGTCCCGCTCGCACAACGCGGCTTCCATCGTGTCGAGACGCCGGTACAACTTCTCGCGAAAGATCGCCTTGACCTCCCCCGATATCGCCGCATTGAACAGCGGGCTGCAACCGGCATGGATCTCCGCGGTGATGAAGTTGAGCGTTTCCTGCAGTCGCACGCGCGCCCAACTGCCGTTCGGCGCGGCGAGCCCGGCTTCCGGCTGCAGGTCCGCGAGATACTGCAGGATGGCGGGGCCTTCGGTGAGCACCTCGCCGTTGTCGAGCGCCAGGGCCGCGACATAGCCCTTGGGATTGACGTCGAGGAAATTGCCGCTCTCCGAGGTGCGCTTGGTCTTGTTGTCGACGCGAACCAGCTCGAACGGCAAGCCGAGTTCATGGAGCACGATATGCGGCGCCAGCGAACAGGCATTGGGGGCGAAATAGAGTTTCATGATGATCGGCCGAATGAAATAGCGGATGGAAAAGCGATAAAAAAATGAAGCCGTAATTCGATGAAGAGCATCGCAGTACCGCCATATTTCCGGCAAATGACATCTCGGCGGCCAGGTCATGAGAAATTCTCATGCGCTAGAATCGATTCGTTTTTTCGGCCCGGCCTGCGGGTTCGATCCTCGACGCTTCATGAAACCTCACTTTTCTTCGATGCCATGGCGGCAAGACTTCCTTCCCTGAATGGCCTGAAGGTATTCGAATGCGTCGCGCGCCACATGAGCTTCACGCGTGCGGCCGCCGAGCTGAACGTCACGCAGACGGCCGTCAGCCACCAGGTCCGCCGGCTCGAGGACGAACTGGGCATTCGTCTGTTCCTGCGCCTGAAGGAACGCCTCGAACTGACACCGGCGGGACACGCGTATCTGCAAGGGGTGGGCCTCGCCTTCGAGCAATTGCGCTTCTCGACCGCCCAATTGCGCGAAGGCCGCCGCGACAACACGCTGGGCATCAGCACGGTGGCTTCGTTCGCCGCGAAATGGCTGCTGCCGCGCCTGGGATCGTTTCGCCTCGCGCATCCCGAGGTCGAGCTCCGCATCGGCGCGTCGACCGATTTCGTGGATTTCCTGGCCGGCGGCCACGACGCGGCGGTTCGTCTTGGCCATGGTGACTGGCCCGGCTTGTGCTGCGACCGGCTGATGGCGGACGAGATCCTGCCCGTCTGCAGCCCACGATACTTGTCGGCGGGCCCGAGGCTGGCCGAACCGGCCGACCTGGCGCATCACACGCTGCTGCAGGTCGGCGGCGTGACGGGCGATGACTGGTCCTGCTGGCTCGCTGCCGCCGGGTTGTCCCCCGACCTGCCTGGCAGCGGGCGCATGCATTTCGATCTCGCCTTGCTGGCGGTGCAGGCGGCCATCGACGGCCATGGCGTCTGCATCGGCC
It contains:
- the gstA gene encoding glutathione transferase GstA, coding for MKLYFAPNACSLAPHIVLHELGLPFELVRVDNKTKRTSESGNFLDVNPKGYVAALALDNGEVLTEGPAILQYLADLQPEAGLAAPNGSWARVRLQETLNFITAEIHAGCSPLFNAAISGEVKAIFREKLYRRLDTMEAALCERDYLHDRFGIADAYLYTVLGWLPSFSIDIARWPALARFVARVGARASVKVAQAAEDAMLRI
- a CDS encoding transcriptional regulator GcvA, whose translation is MAARLPSLNGLKVFECVARHMSFTRAAAELNVTQTAVSHQVRRLEDELGIRLFLRLKERLELTPAGHAYLQGVGLAFEQLRFSTAQLREGRRDNTLGISTVASFAAKWLLPRLGSFRLAHPEVELRIGASTDFVDFLAGGHDAAVRLGHGDWPGLCCDRLMADEILPVCSPRYLSAGPRLAEPADLAHHTLLQVGGVTGDDWSCWLAAAGLSPDLPGSGRMHFDLALLAVQAAIDGHGVCIGRRAYVEDDLRAGRLIAPFDLSVSTGRSFYLVSPPERADSARVRAFRGWLLEAARG